A genomic window from Fusarium oxysporum Fo47 chromosome X, complete sequence includes:
- a CDS encoding glutathione S-transferase, with amino-acid sequence MAAPVVTVSASGEFQRPDSAFRNFVSREPGAQFPSEAGRYHLYISHACPWAHRAMVVRQLKGLQEIISVTSVHNHGGAPGWKFAVAGQERPEINIVRDPLHSGTKYLGDIYRAENPQYEGRFTVPLLYDKIAKKIVNNESQDIIRMMNREFDHLLKDAQKEVNLYPDDLAPVIDEANEWIYNGINNGVYKAGFAQSQKAYEDAVTNVFIALDRVEAKLCEGPFFFGHRMTETDVRLYTTLVRFDPVYNYHFKCNIRDIRSGYPAIHDWLRRMYWDVAACRDTTHFQIIKDNYTKDQTNINPFAITAMGPVPHILPKDEEVASAKRTSQRD; translated from the exons ATGGCCGCCCCAGTCGTTACCGTCTCCGCATCCGGCGAGTTCCAGCGACCGGACTCAGCCTTTCGCAACTTTGTTAGTCGAGAGCCCGGCGCTCAGTTCCCGTCCGAGGCAGGCCGGTATCACTTGTACATCAGCCATGCGTGCCCATGGGCTCACAGGGCCATGGTCGTCCGCCAGCTCAAAGGCCTCCAGGAGATCATCTCCGTCACGAGTGTGCACAACCACGGGGGAGCACCAG GCTGGAAGTTTGCTGTCGCTGGCCAAGAAAGGCCTGAGATTAACATAGTCCGCGACCCTCTGCATTCGGGCACCAAGTATCTTGGGGACATCTACCGCGCCGAGAACCCGCAGTACGAGGGTCGCTTCACGGTGCCGTTGCTCTACGACAAAATTGCCAAGAAGATTGTCAACAACGAGAGTCAAGACATCATTAGAATGATGAACCGCGAGTTCGATCATCTCCTCAAAGATGCGCAGAAGGAAGTAAACCTGTACCCGGATGACCTAGCCCCCGTCATCGATGAAGCGAATGAGTGGATCTATAACGGTATCAATAATGGCGTCTACAAGGCCGGGTTCGCCCA GTCCCAAAAGGCGTACGAAGATGCCGTTACGAATGTCTTCATTGCTCTCGATCGTGTAGAAGCGAAGCTCTGTGAGGggcccttcttcttcggccaTCGCATGACGGAGACGGACGTCCGGCTCTATACGACGTTGGTGAGATTCGACCCCGTGTACAACTACCACTTCAAGTGCAATATCAGGGACATCCGGTCCGGTTACCCAGCTATCCACGATTGGTTGCGCCGCATGTACTGGGACGTCGCGGCGTGTAGAGATACAACGCACTTTCAGATCATCAAGGATAACTACACCAAGGACCAGACCAACATCAATCCCTTCGCCATCACCGCCATGGGACCGGTGCCGCACATTCTGCCCAAGGACGAGGAGGTCGCAAGTGCAAAGCGAACAAGTCAGCGGGACTGA
- a CDS encoding uncharacterized protein (of unknown function-domain containing protein) has product MDASGPESGRTSLLHASWKGQRKAVFMPLLATAMLLWFVFLGDMAYLFGASFDQRHRTHGLNVLVVDFDGGKAISQAVQATYQILQGNQFPTLEFQDSSPKYPDAASVKEAVCSGDYWGAMYIRSGASSDLASAIDGGPKATSYQPNDTVTYIYNQARYSTIADSAIGANLQALIAASRGAYYNSTYGRDAIANLNRSDPNAIRAYLNPIQASSDIITFTEQGSRAFYNTLNVVFPILLTFFFFMAVNAISDAKGIAARLRRREVWLLRFALGKSYALVAALVVTAYIWAFREDWAVADAVFFKNWMIVWFQIDINWQVFDATLGTYVPMQLASFFMLTWVMINVASTAFPFQVAPGFYHIGYALPGYSIYSLQVQAWSGCANKLKLALPVLFAWWLLGHVAVVFSTRKRCADAEKAAPTPTPEQPVSERSRSSSEATAAGDPIAKPE; this is encoded by the coding sequence ATGGATGCTTCCGGCCCAGAATCGGGGCGGACGTCGCTGCTGCATGCGTCATGGAAAGGCCAGCGCAAGGCCGTCTTCATGCCGCTGCTGGCGACCGCCATGCTTCTGTGGTTCGTCTTCCTGGGTGACATGGCCTACCTCTTCGGCGCGTCCTTTGACCAGCGGCACCGCACGCATGGCTTGAACGTCCTCGTTGTCGACTTTGATGGTGGCAAGGCCATCTCTCAGGCTGTCCAGGCGACCTACCAGATTTTGCAGGGTAACCAGTTTCCGACGTTGGAGTTCCAGGACTCGTCGCCTAAGTATCCCGACGCAGCCTCGGTTAAGGAGGCCGTCTGCAGCGGCGACTACTGGGGCGCCATGTACATTCGCTCCGGCGCCTCGTCCGACCTTGCATCTGCCATCGATGGTGGCCCTAAGGCGACTAGTTATCAGCCAAACGACACCGTCACGTATATTTATAATCAGGCTCGCTACAGTACCATCGCCGACAGTGCCATCGGGGCCAATCTACAGGCCCTCATCGCTGCTTCACGTGGCGCGTATTATAACTCCACCTACGGTCGCGATGCCATCGCCAACCTCAACCGCTCCGACCCCAACGCCATCCGTGCCTACCTAAACCCCATTCAGGCCTCTTCCGATATCATCACATTCACCGAGCAGGGCTCTCGCGCCTTCTATAATACCCTCAACGTGGTATTCCCTATTCTCCTGacattcttctttttcatgGCCGTCAACGCCATCAGCGACGCAAAGGGTATTGCCGCTCGACTCCGCCGCCGCGAGGTCTGGCTGCTCCGTTTCGCCCTCGGCAAGTCCTATGCCCTCGTCGCTGCTCTCGTCGTCACCGCCTACATCTGGGCCTTCCGCGAGGACTGGGCCGTCGCAGAtgccgtcttcttcaagaactgGATGATCGTATGGTTCCAGATCGACATCAACTGGCAGGTCTTTGATGCGACCCTGGGAACCTATGTCCCCATGCAGCTCGCCTCCTTCTTCATGCTCACCTGGGTTATGATCAATGTTGCCAGCACTGCCTTCCCATTCCAAGTAGCGCCTGGATTCTATCATATCGGCTACGCCCTGCCGGGCTATAGCATTTACTCCTTGCAGGTCCAAGCATGGAGCGGCTGTGCTAATAAGCTTAAGCTCGCCTTGCCCGTCCTTTTCGCCTGGTGGCTGCTTGGCCACGTCGCCGTTGTATTTTCCACCCGCAAGAGATGTGCAGACGCTGAGAAGGCGGCCCCAACGCCAACCCCGGAGCAGCCTGTCTCTGAACGGTCACGGTCATCTTCTGAGGCAACCGCGGCAGGCGACCCCATAGCCAAACCTGAGTAG
- a CDS encoding amidohydrolase, protein MKAFHLNLSSLPFAAQLVAASSTLFTGGTIVGYDQSTESLEIIRNGSVLIEDDRVVALYPPGGYSSVPKKTEIIDVAGKIITPGFIDTHRHGWQTAYKTFGSNMSMIEYFFRYQELFAGTPFSADDVYIGQLAGLYESLNAGVTTTLDHAQHTWSPSTSRAGFRASVDSGARVFWAYAIRPAPNFTVTQQIADFKAIVNESDLDGTATSIGLAYDTWGPDPNMTEVNAIISLAKSSNVSVLTTHSMQGPWGLTNSPADLHRYGILNTSIPVIFSHGSVLTAHDATLLRSTNQYLSITPESEMHYGQSHPRSHLIQDQGSLGVDTHFAFSIDILTQARLWLQKTRSLLYTPVVDQQWKLPKNSPMSADQAFLLATRNGGLALRRPDLGVLAPGAKADLIVWNSDSPGMLGWVDPVAAVILHANVGDIQHVLVDGKFVKRDFRLTVPDYNEVQKRFLKSARRIQSWYAEQPEPTIPEEMGGFPIIEIDTMDVQRGDGNAYRGLNY, encoded by the exons ATGAAGGCTTTCCACCTCAATCTTTCCTCCCTGCCGTTCGCAGCCCAGCTGGTTGCAGCGTCGTCCACTCTTTTCACTGGCGGAACCATCGTCGGGTATGACCAGAGTACAGAGTCTCTGGAAATCATCCGCAATGGCTCTGTCCTAATCGAGGATGACCGCGTCGTAGCCCTCTACCCACCTGGGGGTTATTCCTCGGTGCCCAAAAAGACTGAGATCATCGATGTCGctggcaagatcatcacCCCTGGCTTTATTGATACGCACCGCCACGGTTGGCAGACTGCGTACAAGACCTTCGGCTCAAACATGAGCATGATAGAATACTTTTTCCGTTATCAAGAGCTTTTCGCAGGCACCCCCTTCTCTGCCGATGATGTGTACATCGGCCAGCTGGCCGGGCTCTATGAGTCGCTCAACGCTGGCGTGACCACCACATTAGACCATGCTCAGCATACGTGGTCCCCCAGCACATCTAGGGCGGGATTTCGGGCCTCGGTAGACAGTGGCGCCCGCGTCTTTTGGGCCTATGCCATCCGCCCGGCTCCCAATTTCACCGTGACTCAGCAGATAGCTGACTTCAAGGCCATTGTCAACGAGAGTGATCTCGATGGAACCGCTACCTCTATCGGTTTAGCATACGATACGTGGGGCCCGGACCCCAATATGACGGAAGTCAATGCCATCATCTCTCTAGCGAA AAGTTCGAATGTCTCTGTCCTCACGACACACTCCATGCAAGGTCCCTGGGGCC TCACCAATAGCCCCGCAGACCTCCACCGATATGGCATCCTCAATACAAGCATCCCAGTTATCTTCTCACATGGAAGCGTCCTCACGGCTCACGACGCAACTCTCCTTCGAAGCACAAATCAGTATCTCTCCATTACGCCCGAGTCCGAAATGCACTACGGCCAATCCCATCCCCGCAGCCACCTTATCCAGGACCAGGGTAGCCTGGGCGTCGACACCCACTTCGCCTTCTCCATCGACATTTTGACTCAGGCCCGCCTATGGCTCCAGAAGACGCGCTCACTGCTCTACACGCCAGTCGTCGACCAACAATGGAAGTTACCAAAGAACAGCCCGATGTCCGCCGACCAGGCATTCCTCCTCGCCACCCGCAACGGCGGCCTGGCGCTGCGCCGCCCTGACCTGGGTGTTTTAGCTCCCGGAGCCAAGGCCGACCTCATCGTCTGGAACAGTGATTCCCCCGGCATGCTAGGATGGGTAGACCCCGTCGCCGCCGTCATTCTCCATGCGAATGTCGGCGATATCCAGCACGTGCTCGTGGATGGGAAATTCGTCAAGCGGGACTTCAGGCTAACGGTACCCGACTACAATGAAGTCCAGAAACGCTTCCTAAAAAGCGCCCGGCGTATCCAGTCTTGGTATGCTGAGCAGCCTGAGCCCACTATCCCGGAGGAGATGGGAGGCTTCCCCATCATCGAGATCGACACCATGGATGTGCAGCGTGGAGACGGAAATGCCTATCGTGGACTCAACTACTAG
- a CDS encoding uncharacterized protein (expressed protein), whose product MSVPGATSATEPDKLSVWSCFTCKRRKVRCDRRNPCSACVRRGGQCVFPTSGRPPRHLDSAMDDGQAGLRRDDLLGRIRRLEGLIPGSVVEDQGRGLVAEPFDDGGNDDDDSGRSPVGREASEVGQGQAGTNRSPDEEPGVLVSDDKGKLYVSGEFWSTLRQEARLVREAFEDEDDRQSGTYADSAYRPSLESPTRNNVSENTSFLFRSFLGSSSYDDIATTQLYPLPSQMLFIWQNYIDNVDPFLKVLHIPTTTNVLKECKGHFRSLSPAMEALFICTAYAAIMSLTEYEVSLNFASDKPSLASRYRAGAERSLAAADFINTSELATVQALTIFLSVLQCEESTRYIWTLTGLLSRIAFSLGLHRDGSEFQNMAPFEVELRRRLWWHICFLDSRTGDGRVHAALISEQIFNTEPPTNVDDKDMYPEMTDPVVGRQGPTDASICLVRCRTWRLARTVACPVPQDTAPPNSSDSRHQAYESRLEAIRNFKNGIRADIPTLDTEESDQISCLRSITSMVADRFQLMLTYQRALAEGIDPFTFKESFSLAMSLLSQMGYLRNNSAMSRWAWLTRGYVPWQALAIVLSYICTSPWDAESEKAWTSVRQTLDEMPEAIRHEPLWQPFHKLLSKASSCRMSQTKGHDPSSPSRDLDDRMPIQFVEDTLQLEPPTPLTAVGTQRSRTVKSGQEPTGVPTSPSQRAAAQSAWPSSYSTSPFPGNQPTTGVVPNLVNMPSGHVGDPSQPSTTAFQGAPWPVSRPVVGEVANISPQYDSSWQDWNKWMLDQAQWL is encoded by the exons ATGTCAGTACCTGGAGCCACGTCGGCTACCGAGCCCGATAAACTGAGCGTCTGGAGCTGCTTCACTTGCAAGCGCAGAAAGGTTCGCTGCGACCGCCGGAACCCATGCTCGGCATGCGTCAGGAGGGGAGGGCAATGTGTCTTCCCCACGTCAGGTCGGCCACCGCGGCACCTCGATTCGGCCATGGACGATGGGCAGGCGGGACTTAGAAGAGACGATCTTCTGGGTCGAATCCGGCGCCTTGAAGGCCTCATCC CTGGGTCAGTAGTCGAAGACCAGGGTCGTGGCCTTGTCGCGGAGCCATTTGATGATGGCGgcaacgacgacgatgactCAGGCCGTTCTCCCGTCGGGCGGGAAGCCTCAGAGGTTGGCCAGGGCCAAGCCGGGACAAATCGCAGTCCCGACGAGGAGCCTGGAGTGCTCGTGTCAGACGATAAGGGTAAGCTCTATGTGAGCGGTGAGTTTTGGAGCACTTTGCGACAGGAA GCGAGACTCGTGCGTGAAGCctttgaggatgaagatgatcgTCAGTCTGGGACATATGCCGACTCAGCTTATCGCCCTAGCCTTGAATCACCAACGAGAAACAACGTCAGTGAAAACACTAGCTTTTTGTTTAGGAGCTTTCTCGGATCATCGTCATATGATGACATAGCGACTACCCAGCTATACCCATTACCTTCACAGATGCTTTTCATCTGGCAGAACTACATCGATAACGTTGATCCTTTTCTCAAGGTCCTCCATATccccaccaccaccaacgtACTTAAAGAGTGCAAAGGCCACTTCAGGTCTCTGTCCCCAGCTATGGAAGCTCTCTTTATCTGCACGGCCTACGCAGCCATCATGTCTCTCACCGAGTATGAG GTTTCTTTAAACTTTGCCTCAGACAAGCCATCACTCGCGTCTCGCTACCGCGCTGGTGCCGAGCGATCGCTCGCCGCTGCCGACTTTATCAACACGTCAGAGTTAGCCACTGTGCAGGCTTTGACTATCTTCCTCAGCGTCCTGCAGTGTGAGGAGTCAACGCGCTACATTTGGACCCTCACCGGCCTCCTCTCCCGCATCGCCTTCAGCCTCGGACTTCACCGAGATGGATCTGAGTTCCAGAATATGGCGCCGTTTGAGGTCGAGCTGCGCCGCCGGCTGTGGTGGCATATATGCTTTCTTGATTCCCGAACCGGCGACGGCCGGGTCCACGCCGCCCTCATTTCCGAACAGATTTTCAACACAGAACCTCCAACCAATGTGGATGACAAAGATATGTACCCTGAAATGACTGACCCGGTCGTCGGTCGACAGGGGCCGACAGATGCGTCCATATGCCTTGTGCGGTGCCGGACTTGGCGGCTAGCTCGCACCGTCGCGTGCCCTGTCCCTCAAGATACTGCTCCTCCAAATAGCTCTGATAGCCGTCACCAAGCCTATGAGAGTAGGCTTGAGGCTATCCGAAACTTTAAAAACGGCATTAGGGCTGATATTCCAACCCTCGATACGGAGGAATCAGACCAGATCTCATGCCTGAGATCAATCACGAGCATGGTGGCCGACCGCTTCCAACTGATGCTCACCTACCAGCGCGCGCTGGCAGAGGGGATAGACCCCTTCACTTTCAAGGAGTCATTCAGCCTCGCGATGAGCCTCCTAAGCCAGATGGGATATCTTAGGAACAATTCCGCCATGTCGAGGTGGGCCTGGCTCACGCGCGGCTACGTCCCGTGGCAGGCACTGGCAATCGTCCTGAGCTACATCTGCACTTCGCCCTGGGACGCCGAGTCTGAGAAGGCTTGGACTTCCGTGCGACAGACCCTCGATGAAATGCCAGAGGCCATCAGGCATGAGCCTCTTTGGCAGCCGTTCCACAAGTTACTGTCCAAGGCTAGCAGCTGCAGGATGTCCCAGACGAAGGGCCACGATCCATCGTCGCCATCCAGAGACTTGGACGATCGCATGCCCATCCAGTTCGTGGAAGATACACTCCAGTTGGAGCCGCCAACGCCACTGACAGCGGTTGGCACTCAACGCAGCAGAACTGTTAAAAGTGGGCAGGAGCCGACAGGCGTACCAACGTCGCCCTCACAACGGGCTGCTGCGCAGAGTGCGTGGCCTTCTAGTTACAGCACATCACCCTTCCCGGGCAACCAGCCCACGACAGGTGTTGTACCTAATTTGGTCAATATGCCTTCTGGACATGTAGGTGATCCGAGCCAaccctcaacaacagcgTTTCAGGGGGCTCCGTGGCCTGTGTCGAGACCCGTCGTGGGAGAGGTAGCTAATATCAGCCCGCAGTATGACTCCAGCTGGCAGGATTGGAACAAATGGATGCTTGACCAAGCACAATGGTTGTAG
- a CDS encoding RmlC-like cupin domain-containing protein, which yields MKPSVAVGLLLSAAHVGFGFPHKAHLPSLYVDIAPQSPRPYVIAKDGGEAVRVGSEVDRFLVTGNSSGGAFSFIPANGPYNTALNVVPHMHKKHYESFYCSKGRALIWAKSNTTESSNLDEEGRLFAQGDYAAVPPNTVHAFEFVDPDTEWLVVFVPGGTLEDLLATIKDGVYPSPIGSEYNPDPAIVNKTGGNPAVLESLLNAPETFDNYPQLDFTPRRDFVDGIAGSGNWHNGSNTLAENSKTPNFIANNFGPKFLNEEDGVFKIITPLVTGNQTDDQFTMGTITLSKLLPNQTATEATAKYATGLHLQEGELTVEVDQYETAQLIDGDLIFLPQGTTFRFFASAPETKFLYVIGGPDGLDYELLQNSKPWEFASYPQYPSDD from the coding sequence ATGAAGCCTTCGGTTGCTGTTGGTCTCCTATTATCAGCCGCCCATGTCGGCTTTGGCTTTCCTCACAAGGCTCATCTGCCCAGTCTTTACGTGGATATAGCACCGCAGTCCCCCCGTCCATATGTCATTGCTAAAGACGGTGGCGAGGCAGTTCGCGTTGGTAGTGAAGTCGACCGGTTTCTCGTGACGGGTAACTCTTCTGGTGGCGCTTTCTCGTTCATCCCCGCAAACGGTCCCTACAACACAGCCCTCAATGTTGTGCCACATATGCATAAGAAGCATTATGAAAGCTTCTACTGCTCCAAGGGCCGTGCTCTGATCTGGGCCAAGTCCAATACCACCGAATCCAGCAACCTGGATGAGGAGGGTCGCCTGTTCGCCCAGGGCGACTATGCCGCCGTACCTCCCAACACCGTTCACGCCTTCGAGTTTGTCGATCCCGATACGGAATGGCTGGTAGTTTTCGTCCCAGGTGGCACCCTCGAGGATCTCCTTGCCACCATCAAAGATGGCGTCTACCCCTCGCCGATTGGCTCCGAGTATAACCCAGATCCAGCGATTGTGAACAAGACCGGAGGAAATCCTGCTGTCCTTGAGTCCTTGCTTAACGCACCAGAAACCTTTGACAACTACCCCCAACTAGACTTCACCCCCAGGCGCGACTTTGTTGATGGGATTGCGGGATCTGGCAATTGGCACAACGGCAGCAATACTCTTGCAGAAAACTCAAAGACGCCCAACTTCATTGCCAACAATTTTGGCCCCAAGTTCCTCAACGAGGAGGACGGAGTCTTCAAAATCATCACCCCTCTTGTAACCGGCAATCAAACGGACGACCAATTTACCATGGGGACCATAACTTTGAGCAAGCTACTTCCAAACCAAACTGCCACGGAAGCCACAGCAAAGTACGCTACCGGCCTGCATCTCCAAGAGGGAGAGCTCACTGTTGAGGTTGACCAATATGAGACAGCCCAACTCATAGACGGCGACCTCATTTTTCTACCGCAAGGAACAACATTCCGGTTTTTTGCTTCCGCCCCCGAGACAAAATTTCTGTATGTTATTGGGGGACCCGATGGATTGGATTACGAGCTGCTTCAAAACAGCAAACCGTGGGAGTTTGCGAGCTATCCTCAGTATCCCAGTGATGACTAA
- a CDS encoding flavo protein-like protein: MATPKSIALIITSTREARIGPSVAALVKSILENHSDPSETSLTLVDLVKFNLPVYDEGCHPAMVPFKAQFQHEHSKAWSAEIKKHDGYVLVIPEYNYSLSGGTKNAIDYLMNEWKGKPVAVISYGIHGGKHASDTAYEVLSQMGLRVAPTRPQLGFHDGAGPDMFLAMAGKLGDDTKKQIEGQEAEIAKAWDELKRALTDKDLYVRPRAW; the protein is encoded by the coding sequence ATGGCCACTCCTAAGTCGATCGCCTTAATCATTACCAGCACCCGCGAGGCCCGCATTGGACCCTCTGTCGCGGCACTTGTCAAGTCCATTCTCGAAAACCACAGTGACCCATCTGAGACTTCGCTCACCCtggttgatcttgtcaagtTCAACCTACCCGTCTACGATGAAGGCTGCCACCCGGCAATGGTGCCATTCAAGGCTCAGTTCCAGCATGAGCACAGCAAGGCCTGGAgcgctgagatcaagaagcacGATGGCTACGTCCTAGTGATCCCCGAGTACAACTACAGCCTTTCTGGTGGCACTAAGAACGCTATTGACTACCTGATGAACGAATGGAAAGGAAAGCCTGTCGCTGTGATCAGCTACGGAATTCACGGTGGGAAGCACGCATCCGACACCGCCTATGAGGTCCTGTCTCAGATGGGTCTCCGTGTTGCCCCAACTAGACCTCAACTGGGTTTCCATGACGGCGCAGGACCGGATATGTTCCTCGCCATGGCTGGAAAACTAGGCGATGATACAAAAAAGCAGATAGAAGGGCAGGAGGCTGAAATAGCTAAGGCCTGGGATGAGCTGAAACGAGCATTGACGGACAAAGACCTGTACGTCCGTCCTCGCGCTTGGTAG